One genomic segment of Helicobacter enhydrae includes these proteins:
- a CDS encoding glycosyltransferase family 9 protein: protein MNIAFYRDALIGDNLVSIPAMYAIKALYPSCTLIVYTNTIGIELYAQYRFIDALYNLDTFSHQELKAHIDSYHFDIFILTQANRWRCKLINQTNVQKVISLLSLGSVFKQKFHTIFISRNFSPTPQYQRMLKLVREINPSHFDTHFQEIDFSPIILQTQPKHQEFVQNFLSTYPNMQTLVMINPFSRTCSHNLTLQGWLHLATSLASLYPQILFIIPTYEGNPQTLELTDTPKNIVIFYNTPDLFNLIELIKRLKLLISPSTGNAHIANNLKIPLLGLFSKRDTMLWRGENMQIENLIIIPCKKEKMTPDVEQTLIKKAIQKAQELL from the coding sequence ATGAACATAGCATTTTATCGCGATGCACTGATTGGGGATAATCTTGTCTCAATCCCTGCGATGTATGCCATCAAAGCCCTTTATCCCTCTTGCACTCTTATCGTCTATACCAACACAATCGGCATTGAGCTTTATGCACAATACCGCTTCATCGACGCACTCTACAACCTTGACACATTCTCCCACCAAGAGCTCAAAGCCCATATTGATTCTTATCATTTTGATATTTTTATCCTCACCCAAGCCAACCGCTGGAGATGCAAACTCATCAACCAAACCAATGTCCAAAAAGTCATCTCGCTTCTAAGTTTGGGGAGTGTGTTTAAGCAAAAATTTCATACGATTTTCATCTCAAGAAATTTCAGCCCAACTCCTCAATACCAAAGAATGCTAAAACTTGTCAGAGAAATCAACCCTAGCCACTTTGATACACATTTCCAAGAGATTGATTTCAGCCCTATCATTTTGCAAACACAACCCAAGCACCAAGAGTTCGTGCAGAACTTCCTCTCTACCTATCCAAATATGCAAACCCTTGTGATGATCAATCCTTTCTCACGCACCTGCTCTCACAATCTAACCCTGCAAGGTTGGCTCCACCTTGCAACATCTTTAGCCTCTCTTTATCCACAGATTCTCTTCATCATTCCCACCTATGAGGGCAATCCTCAAACCCTAGAGCTCACCGATACTCCAAAAAATATTGTGATTTTTTACAACACCCCAGATTTGTTCAATCTCATCGAGCTCATCAAACGCCTCAAACTCCTCATCTCCCCTAGCACAGGCAACGCACACATCGCCAACAATCTCAAGATCCCTTTGTTGGGGCTTTTTTCTAAACGCGATACTATGCTTTGGAGGGGGGAAAATATGCAAATAGAAAATCTCATCATCATTCCTTGCAAAAAAGAAAAAATGACGCCAGATGTAGAACAAACTCTTATCAAAAAGGCTATACAAAAAGCTCAAGAGTTGCTATAA
- the speA gene encoding arginine decarboxylase: protein MVDYGINLWSNNDFIIEDGVVKVGTHTKPALIDIVKDIREQGYRGPLLLRFPHLIKNQIDKIFSSFTSSIQEYNYQGAFKAVFPLKVNQMPNFVLPLVELSQELCYGLEAGSKAELILAMAYTNKNSPITVNGFKDKEMISLGFIAANMGHDITLTIEGLNELESIIEVAQEFNAPYPKIGLRIRLHSSGIGIWAKSGGINSKFGLNSTELLEAIALLEKNNLLHLFTMIHFHIGSQISDISPLKKALREAGNIYAELRKKGAKHLTCVNIGGGLAVEYTQHSQNHHRNYTLNEFSGDVVFSLREIAKNKKEPEPDIYIESGRFIAASHAVLIAPVLELFSQEYDEKALKLKDKNPPLIEELLDLYQSINEKNAIEYLHDSLDHMESLLTLFDLGYIDLQDRSNTEVLVHLVIKKVIKLLRHKNHNEIIRIQEQIQERYLLNCSFFQSLPDYWGLEQNFPVMPLDRLNKRPTRSASLWDITCDSDGEIAFNPSKPLFLHDVDVTKEEYFLGFFLVGAYQEVLGMRHNLFTHPTEFSVVLDSELNKGYEITDILEAQTILDVLDDIDYDTKEIERRLKLRIEEQESLNDEDKKDILGRLYVMLSENVYLKTIAPLDN, encoded by the coding sequence ATGGTTGATTATGGCATAAATCTTTGGTCCAACAATGACTTCATTATCGAAGATGGCGTAGTAAAAGTCGGAACGCACACCAAACCCGCACTTATTGATATTGTCAAAGACATCAGGGAACAAGGATATAGAGGTCCTTTGCTTTTGCGTTTCCCACATCTGATCAAGAATCAGATTGATAAAATTTTCTCAAGCTTTACATCCTCTATCCAAGAATACAATTATCAAGGGGCGTTCAAAGCCGTATTCCCCCTCAAAGTCAATCAAATGCCCAATTTTGTGCTCCCCCTTGTAGAACTCAGCCAAGAGCTTTGCTATGGGCTTGAGGCAGGAAGCAAAGCCGAGCTGATCCTTGCGATGGCTTACACCAACAAAAACTCTCCAATCACGGTCAATGGATTCAAAGACAAAGAGATGATTTCTTTGGGGTTTATCGCTGCTAATATGGGGCATGACATCACCCTCACGATCGAGGGACTTAACGAGCTTGAGAGCATTATTGAAGTTGCTCAAGAGTTCAATGCCCCCTATCCCAAGATCGGCTTACGCATTAGACTCCATAGCAGTGGGATCGGTATCTGGGCAAAAAGTGGAGGGATCAATTCCAAATTTGGTCTCAATAGCACAGAGCTATTGGAGGCGATTGCACTGCTAGAGAAAAACAATCTTTTGCACCTTTTTACGATGATCCATTTCCATATAGGTAGCCAAATCAGCGACATTTCCCCACTCAAAAAGGCTCTGAGGGAGGCGGGGAATATTTATGCTGAGCTTAGGAAAAAGGGAGCCAAGCATTTGACTTGTGTCAATATTGGTGGGGGATTGGCAGTGGAATACACCCAACACTCCCAAAATCATCATCGCAACTACACGCTCAATGAGTTCAGTGGCGATGTCGTTTTTTCACTGCGTGAGATCGCCAAAAACAAAAAAGAACCCGAGCCTGACATTTATATCGAATCAGGACGCTTCATCGCCGCTTCTCACGCCGTTTTGATAGCCCCTGTGCTTGAGCTATTTTCACAAGAATACGATGAAAAAGCCCTCAAACTCAAAGACAAAAACCCCCCGCTCATCGAAGAGCTACTCGATCTCTATCAAAGTATCAATGAAAAAAACGCCATAGAGTATCTCCACGATAGCCTAGATCATATGGAATCTTTGCTGACACTTTTTGATTTGGGGTATATTGATTTGCAAGATCGCAGCAACACAGAAGTGTTGGTGCATTTGGTGATCAAAAAGGTGATCAAGCTTCTAAGACACAAAAACCACAATGAAATCATCAGAATCCAAGAGCAAATCCAAGAACGCTACCTGCTCAACTGCTCGTTTTTCCAAAGCCTGCCAGATTATTGGGGATTGGAGCAAAATTTCCCTGTAATGCCTCTTGATCGCCTCAACAAACGCCCAACACGCAGTGCGAGTCTTTGGGACATCACTTGTGATAGCGATGGGGAAATCGCTTTTAACCCCTCCAAGCCTTTGTTTTTGCACGATGTGGATGTGACAAAAGAAGAATATTTTTTGGGCTTTTTCCTCGTGGGTGCTTATCAAGAAGTATTGGGAATGAGGCACAATCTATTCACACACCCCACAGAGTTTAGCGTCGTGCTTGATTCAGAACTCAACAAAGGCTATGAAATCACAGATATTTTGGAAGCCCAAACGATTTTAGATGTTTTAGATGACATTGATTATGACACCAAAGAGATCGAAAGACGCCTCAAGCTCAGAATCGAGGAGCAAGAGAGCCTCAACGACGAAGACAAAAAAGACATACTAGGGCGTCTATATGTTATGCTTAGCGAAAATGTCTATCTCAAAACCATTGCTCCATTGGATAATTGA
- the ybeY gene encoding rRNA maturation RNase YbeY, whose amino-acid sequence MVYFENRSALECEEIDWGALCDCQKDIEVLILGDEEMSHFNQTYRNKEGITDVLSFPYEQDVPNLPLGSIVMSATLIAKKAQEYGHSIEDEIRLLFIHGFLHLLGYDHEVDYGEHRAKEEEMIVSLGLPSSLIVRNS is encoded by the coding sequence GTGGTTTATTTTGAGAATCGAAGTGCTTTGGAGTGCGAAGAGATTGATTGGGGAGCGTTGTGTGATTGCCAAAAAGATATTGAAGTGTTGATCCTTGGAGATGAAGAGATGAGCCATTTCAATCAAACCTATCGCAACAAAGAGGGGATCACCGATGTGCTGTCGTTTCCTTATGAACAAGATGTGCCAAATCTCCCTTTGGGAAGCATTGTGATGAGTGCGACTTTGATTGCCAAAAAAGCTCAAGAATATGGACATAGCATAGAAGATGAGATCAGGCTGTTGTTCATTCACGGATTTTTACATTTGCTAGGATATGATCATGAGGTGGATTATGGAGAGCATCGTGCCAAAGAAGAAGAGATGATCGTGTCTTTGGGGTTGCCCTCTAGTCTCATAGTCCGTAATTCTTAA
- a CDS encoding DUF411 domain-containing protein, whose product MRFLLIILSVFWFAFAQEKVVVYENPTCSCCKLWSKHLRENGFEVKEVKTNEWLQLKEKHKISQELQSCHTAEVEGYFLEGHIPAEDIKRLLEEKPQGVVGLSVPGMVIGSPGMEQGWRKESYKVYFIKKDGSTGVWAQH is encoded by the coding sequence ATGCGTTTTTTACTGATTATTTTGAGTGTGTTTTGGTTTGCATTTGCTCAAGAGAAGGTTGTTGTGTATGAGAATCCCACTTGCTCTTGCTGTAAGCTTTGGTCAAAGCACTTGAGAGAAAATGGGTTTGAGGTGAAAGAGGTGAAAACAAATGAGTGGCTTCAACTCAAAGAGAAGCACAAGATCTCTCAAGAACTTCAAAGCTGTCATACTGCAGAAGTGGAGGGGTATTTTTTGGAGGGACATATTCCTGCAGAAGATATAAAGCGTTTGCTTGAGGAGAAACCTCAAGGTGTTGTGGGGCTTAGCGTGCCGGGTATGGTTATAGGGAGTCCGGGTATGGAACAAGGATGGAGAAAAGAATCTTACAAGGTGTATTTCATCAAAAAAGACGGGAGCACTGGGGTTTGGGCACAGCATTGA
- a CDS encoding shikimate dehydrogenase, translated as MTDVGLYDTGGKMQTYAVMGNPISHSLSPIIHSALFEHFHINAKYEKILLSDFEQFLPTFLRLNGANITLPYKQNAFAICDEVRGEAVEIGAVNTIVWENQKIIGYNTDVLGFLKCIEGMEFENALILGAGGSAKAVAYALKSRKIPASVYNRNAERLEAFAQEGFEVIHQCQTLQNQSFDLVVNATSAGVDGSSLPLAEAILSPLLENSKMNIDLMYANSSQIQTLRDLRGFLSQRPKTAFCALDQKCHSIDGLDMLVYQAIFAFLIFTRRDEDFEAMEAIFYGGNDED; from the coding sequence TTGACAGATGTTGGCTTGTATGATACAGGAGGCAAAATGCAAACTTATGCCGTGATGGGTAACCCCATCTCCCACTCTCTCTCCCCTATCATTCACTCTGCGTTGTTTGAGCATTTCCACATCAATGCAAAGTATGAAAAAATCCTTTTGTCAGACTTCGAGCAGTTTTTGCCGACATTTTTGAGGCTCAATGGAGCGAATATCACCTTGCCATACAAACAAAACGCGTTTGCGATTTGCGATGAAGTGAGAGGGGAGGCTGTTGAGATCGGTGCTGTGAATACCATAGTTTGGGAAAATCAAAAAATCATAGGTTACAACACCGATGTTTTGGGATTTTTGAAATGTATCGAGGGGATGGAGTTTGAAAATGCTTTGATTCTTGGGGCGGGTGGGAGTGCCAAAGCAGTCGCCTATGCCCTCAAAAGCAGAAAAATCCCCGCAAGTGTTTATAATCGCAATGCAGAGAGGCTCGAAGCATTTGCACAAGAGGGGTTTGAGGTGATACACCAATGCCAAACATTGCAGAATCAATCCTTTGATTTGGTTGTCAATGCCACAAGTGCAGGGGTTGATGGCTCATCTCTCCCTTTGGCAGAGGCTATCCTCTCCCCTCTCCTTGAAAACTCCAAAATGAATATTGATTTGATGTATGCCAACTCCTCGCAAATCCAAACCTTGCGTGATTTGAGGGGGTTTTTGTCACAGCGTCCCAAAACCGCATTTTGTGCGTTGGATCAGAAGTGCCATAGTATCGATGGGTTAGATATGCTAGTATATCAAGCAATTTTTGCCTTTTTGATTTTCACACGGCGTGATGAAGATTTTGAGGCGATGGAAGCTATATTTTATGGAGGAAATGATGAAGATTGA
- the gatC gene encoding Asp-tRNA(Asn)/Glu-tRNA(Gln) amidotransferase subunit GatC yields MMKIDDVLLGKLEKLGMIEIAQDQKEDTKKQLSEIVGFMDNLGALDLDDIVLDNDLQTPMREDVVRDGGVRDMVLSTAPNAKDGFFIVPKIIE; encoded by the coding sequence ATGATGAAGATTGATGATGTCTTGTTGGGCAAACTAGAGAAGCTTGGAATGATTGAGATTGCACAGGATCAAAAAGAAGACACCAAAAAGCAACTCTCTGAGATTGTGGGGTTTATGGATAATCTTGGTGCTTTGGATTTGGATGATATAGTGCTAGACAATGACTTGCAAACGCCGATGAGGGAGGATGTCGTGCGTGATGGCGGAGTGAGGGATATGGTGCTATCAACAGCACCCAATGCCAAAGATGGATTTTTCATTGTTCCAAAAATTATCGAATGA
- the ung gene encoding uracil-DNA glycosylase: protein MINVDAIAICDEWKQALRTEFEKPYFAKIKESYLACKANGGVIFPKASHTFEALNRVKPSDLKVVILGQDPYHGGEMIDGRFVPQAMGLSFSVPDGLKIPPSLQNIYKELHLSLGIHPPKSGNLTKWCDQGVLLLNSILSVEQGKPASHRHWGWEQFTDAVIVYIATHLQGVVFMLWGNYAKKKASLIDTQAHCVITAPHPSPLAQGFVGSGVFVKANEALKQMGKSPIKWEIL, encoded by the coding sequence ATGATTAATGTCGATGCGATAGCGATTTGCGATGAGTGGAAACAGGCTCTTAGGACAGAGTTTGAGAAGCCATATTTTGCAAAAATCAAAGAATCTTATCTTGCCTGCAAAGCCAATGGGGGCGTGATTTTCCCAAAGGCTTCACACACTTTTGAAGCCCTCAATCGCGTCAAGCCTAGTGATTTGAAAGTGGTGATTTTGGGGCAAGACCCTTATCACGGAGGAGAGATGATTGATGGTAGATTCGTTCCTCAAGCGATGGGGCTAAGTTTCAGTGTGCCTGATGGATTGAAAATTCCTCCAAGCTTGCAAAACATCTATAAGGAATTGCACCTAAGTTTAGGGATCCACCCGCCAAAAAGTGGCAATCTCACCAAATGGTGCGATCAAGGGGTGTTGCTTCTCAATAGCATTTTGTCCGTAGAGCAGGGCAAGCCCGCTTCTCATCGCCATTGGGGGTGGGAGCAATTCACCGATGCTGTGATTGTTTATATTGCGACGCATTTGCAGGGCGTGGTTTTTATGTTGTGGGGGAATTATGCGAAGAAAAAAGCAAGTTTGATCGACACTCAAGCTCATTGCGTGATCACTGCTCCTCATCCTAGCCCTTTGGCACAAGGTTTTGTGGGGAGTGGAGTGTTTGTCAAAGCCAATGAGGCATTGAAGCAAATGGGCAAGTCACCGATTAAGTGGGAAATTTTGTAA
- a CDS encoding outer membrane beta-barrel protein, giving the protein MKKKLLSLILASCALVSVSQARFFVGIEGGYTALGIPDSNSTTDKMVFKTVSVGEIGDMFKNNPEGFLLNLTLGSEYFFGDYVGLRWDAGVGYSSVVIGLGDLGQNAKGFAKEKLGALVSMADLDLMVNLVNRGNFSFGVFGGVGADYRYYFPNGESKQHTLTFVGRAGVTTLIGQRNRFEIFAKLPFMDMASATKSNKEKTFAALPAVTIGAGYKYLF; this is encoded by the coding sequence ATGAAAAAGAAATTGTTGAGTTTGATTCTTGCCTCTTGTGCATTGGTTTCTGTATCTCAAGCACGATTTTTTGTTGGAATCGAGGGTGGCTACACTGCTTTGGGTATTCCTGACAGCAATTCCACTACAGACAAAATGGTTTTCAAAACCGTCTCTGTTGGAGAGATTGGAGATATGTTCAAAAACAATCCTGAAGGATTTTTGCTCAATCTGACTTTGGGCTCGGAGTATTTTTTCGGTGATTATGTCGGATTGAGATGGGATGCTGGAGTAGGATATAGTAGTGTTGTTATTGGTTTGGGAGATCTTGGTCAAAATGCAAAGGGTTTTGCAAAAGAAAAACTTGGAGCACTGGTTTCTATGGCAGATTTGGACTTGATGGTAAATCTTGTCAATCGTGGGAACTTTAGCTTTGGTGTTTTTGGAGGCGTGGGGGCAGATTATAGATATTATTTCCCTAATGGCGAAAGCAAACAACACACTCTTACTTTTGTAGGGCGTGCTGGTGTCACTACGCTTATCGGACAACGCAATCGCTTTGAAATCTTTGCCAAACTTCCTTTTATGGACATGGCTTCAGCAACAAAAAGCAATAAGGAGAAGACCTTT